One Panicum virgatum strain AP13 chromosome 3N, P.virgatum_v5, whole genome shotgun sequence DNA segment encodes these proteins:
- the LOC120663601 gene encoding uncharacterized protein LOC120663601, whose translation MPIDAYEEARDRNIRSNIEKLKSSGVYDAKHLLNQLSTRKKNDYRIVARKKKFSEESASDYEPSADENNQSEESETNLEEEEEMTVMYKSSRSKVSKSSQMAPGSRQTKASRNPQGARPSSMSTRSRSEPSANTHVPQERSQARVEEELIPPSAFESREVNTPLLLRSSRPISDANEGTCSMSPMDQASDIAGQDMPILDEVPPERPKRVRDPTWGRGLNKLTNAMGSKMCLAFVEGKKRPEHPVQAAKLASESGILVRNHMPIYPHWKDYKKKIDTDVQKDHLGYLAIRFNLDVADNTTKKVCSGLLKDGVRQERYKLKRDYFNGVPEDQVLSNKPPNTSQQDWAKLVEKWNNPKHKATCAVNKRNRGEVKLHQTTGSQSYVAKRYCVREQGNGEEPDSVDLFKASHFSKTKGYTDVVQEVIDAMETARDETPEEGEEPKPIDEIVGGVLSEYSSSSKFLENMGIRSAGSQPISTNTSSARMRELEEIVQVQALQIEKAERNEQDLRATIISQQEKITDMEQKMEETNESNKRNEEQLAILKQKQETTDSLILRLISQSPIS comes from the exons ATGCCAATCGATGCATATGAAGAGGCGAGAGATAGAAATATCAGGAGTAACATTGAAAAATTGAAATCTTCTGGCGTATATGATGCAAAACACCTTCTCAACCAGTTGTCtacaagaaagaaaaatgattACAGAATAGTTGCAAGGAAGAAAAAATTCAGTGAAGAATCTGCATCGGACTATGAACCCTCTGCTGATGAGAACAACCAATCTGAAGAAAGTGAAACCAATttagaagaggaagaggaaatgaCAGTGATGTACAAATCATCTAGGTCCAAG GTTTCAAAAAGCTCTCAAATGGCTCCTGGATCAAGACAGACAAAGGCATCAAGAAACCCCCAAGGTGCTAGACCATCATCTATGTCGACAAGGTCAAGGTCTGAACCATCAGCCAATACACATGTTCCTCAAGAAAGGAGTCAAGCTAGAGTTGAGGAAGAGCTTATTCCACCATCTGCATTTGAATCAAGGGAAGTGAACACACCACTGCTTTTGAGGTCCAGTCGTCCAATCAGTGATGCTAATGAAGGAACTTGTAGCATGAGTCCAATGGACCAAGCTAGTGATATTGCTGGACAGGACATGCCGATTCTTGATGAAG TTCCACCTGAAAGGCCTAAGAGAGTTCGGGATCCGACCTGGGGAAGAGGGCTCAACAAGCTTACTAACGCTATGGGTTCGAAAATGTGCCTTGCATTTGTTGAAGGGAAGAAACGACCTGAACATCCAGTGCAAGCAGCAAAGCTAGCTTCAGAGTCAGGCATACTGGTCCGGAACCATATGCCTATCTACCCGCATTGGAAGGATTACAAGAAGAAAATTGATACAGATGTCCAAAAAGATCACCTAGGATATCTAGCT ATTCGCTTTAACTTGGATGTTGCTGATAACACAACAAAAAAAGTGTGTTCGGGTCTCCTCAAAGATGGAGTGCGTCAAGAGCGTTATAAACTGAAAAGAGATTATTTCAATGGTGTTCCTGAGGACCAAGTACTATCAAACAAACCTCCAAATACTAGTCAACAAGACTGGGCAAAACTTGTGGAGAAGTGGAATAATCCTAAACACAAG GCAACATGTGCAGTGAACAAAAGAAATCGAGGAGAAGTTAAGCTTCACCAAACCACAGGCTCACAAAGCTATGTTGCTAAGAGATATTGTGTG AGAGAGCAAGGTAATGGGGAAGAACCTGATTCTGTGGATCTTTTCAAGGCAAGCCACTTCAGTAAGACAAAGGGTTATACTGATGTTGTACAAGAAGTAATT GATGCCATGGAAACTGCAAGGGATGAAACACCAGAAGAAGGTGAAGAACCAAAACCTATAGATGAGATTGTGGGTGGAGTTCTATCCGAGTACAGTTCATCAAGCAAATTTCTAGAAAACATGGGTATTCGTTCGGCCGGAAGCCAACCAATCAGCACTAACACTTCTAGTGCACGCATGAGAGAGCTTGAAGAAATAGTTCAAGTCCAAGCTTTGCAGATCGAGAAAGCTGAAAGAAATGAACAAGATCTGCGTGCTACTATTATTTCTCAACAGGAAAAAATAACAGATATGGAGCAGAAAATGGAAGAGACAAATGAGTCAAACAAAAGAAATGAAGAGCAGCTGGCCATTCTCAAGCAGAAGCAAGAAACTACTGATTCTCTTATTTTACGTCTGATTAGCCAATCACCAATCAGTTAA
- the LOC120667953 gene encoding protein PRRC2A-like yields the protein MSSLLSSPRSVGGRVAAAASPSGSPQGVSGPLAGPPPNWIRPCPSHRPSACRPLPPPDPSPPSFPSPAPPPTCCHRASLLYYRHASPPKCCRAASTKELRTTRPPIGETRRHLPRPPLRRTRLRTRRRTTVAPLKLSDRTGTGVYASHPLSRDIHVPCLTKYSTNWLPRQHHRGLHLAIRSMRKWVKVPLVRCWSVGTRKGKKWWLLRSSGALRSPQILYHFAYFLNCLKIPIYVLGHVSC from the exons ATGTCTTCTCTCCTCTCCAGTCCCAGATCTGTTGGTGGAAGGGTTGCGGCAGCTGCATCGCCGTCCGGGTCGCCCCAAGGCGTCAGTGGCCCCCTCGCCGGCCCCCCCCCCaactggatccgcccctgcccGAGCCACCGCCCGTCCGCTTGCCGGCCCCTTCCACCACCAGACCCGTCGCCTCCATCGTTCCCCTCGCCGGCCCCTCCGCCCACTTGTTGCCACCGCGCCTCCCTCCTCTACTACCGCCATGCCTCACCTCCCAAGTGTTGCCGCGCCGCCAGCACGAAGGAGTTGAGGACGACGCGACCACCAATAGGGGAGACAAGGCGGCAccttcctcgtcctcctcttcgACGAACGCGGCTGCGGACAAGGCGGCGAACAACTGTTGCGCCCCTCAAGCTCTCCGATCGCACCGGCACAGGGGTCTACGCGTCCCACCCTCTCTCCCGTGATATCCAC GTTCCATGTCTTACTAAATACAGTACCAACTGGCTGCCTCGTCAACATCATCGTGGTCTCCACCTCGCT ATACGATCAATGCGAAAATGGGTGAAG GTACCTTTGGTCAGGTGTTGGAGTGTTGGGACAAGGAAAGGAAAGAAATGGTGGCTATTAAGATCATCAGGGGCATTAAGAAGTCCACAAATTTTGTACCATTTTGCATATTTCCTTAATTGCTTAAAG ATCCCGATCTATGTTTTGGGCCATGTGAGCTGCTGA